GCAGTCTTCTATAATCTTCGCAATTTCAACGGCATTGACATGGTCTTCATCAAATCCTCTCCGGATTTTAACTGTAACTGGCTTTCTTATTGCCTTTACAGTCTTGCTCACAATCTCCCGAACCAGAGCGGGGTTCTTCATCAGTGCAGAACCCTCTCCATTGTTCACCACCTTAGGGACCGGGCATCCCATATTGATATCCAGGATGTCAAAAGGGCGGTCTTCAATCTGTTTCGCCATCTCACTGATGATTTCGGAATCGGAGCCAAAGAGCTGTAAAGAAACCGGATGTTCCGAAGGATGAATCTTCATTAAAGCTTCGGTATTCTTATTCTTATAAAGTATGGCCTTGGCACTGATCATCTCCATACAGATCAGACCGGCCCCCTGCTCTTTACACAGCACTCGAAACGGCAAATCGGTCACTCCGGCCATCGGTGCAAGGATGAAAGGGTTATCCAGCTTTACAGAACCGATGGTCAACTGCTTCACGATTCTTCTCCTTCCAGATCCTCTCCCAAAAAAAACACCTTATAAAACATCTCGAGACTTTCAAACAACTCACGCTTTTCCTGCTGCAGCTGTTTAATCCGGAGTGCTCCTCCGATATCGTCATACATGGCATCCGCATCCAATGCCTCTGTAGTCATTTCCAGATTCCCGTCCACATCAAAGTAGAGTTGGAATATCCCACCAATTTCAACCGTATACATGACACACATCACATGCAGTTCATCCTGTATGGATTGAGGCAAAGCCTGAAAATCCGGATTGAAATAATACTTCTGCTCGTATGCATTGGACACACACAAAACTACATTATCAGAATACATTTAACACTCCTTTATTATCACTATACATAGGAAGATGCTCCACGAACGGAAACCTCCCCCGCGTAAACCGCTGTCACACTGCCATCCGCTCTTTCCACCAGAAGTTCACCGGATGTATTAATTCCCTGTGCCACCCCTTCAAAAGCATTCACAGGATTCAGGACTCTTACAGGACGGCTGCGGTTCACAAGTATCCGGTTATATTCTTCCACCAGTCCGCTTAAATCTTGCGTTTTCAGAAAAATTTTGTAATTTTTTTCAAATGCAGCCATAACTGCTTCCAATATCACATCTTTATCAATGACAGTGCCTTTTTCCAGTTTCAATGAAGTGGCTCTGCCCTGCAGCTCCCCGGAAAATGCAGAGTTGTTCACATTTATGCCGATTCCGACCACTACAAAGCGGATTTTCTGGCGGTCTGCATTCATCTCTGTCAGGATTCCGCAAAATTTCTTCTCTTCAATCACCAGATCGTTGGGCCACTTTATCTTTACCGGAAGTTCCAGGACATCTGTAATCCCCTGGGCAGCCGAAAGTCCCATAACCAGAGTCAGTCCGGAGGCCTTTTCAGGGGGAATCTCCGGACGGAGTATCAGAGACATATACAGGTTGTCACCTGCAGGGGATTTCCAGCTACGGCCACGGCGGCCACGACCCAGAATCTGGGAATCAGCTAAAGCGAGGGTGCCCTCAGGGGCTCCCTCTCCAGCCATCTGCTTTGCCCAGTCATTCGTAGAATCCACTTCTTTTCGAAAACAGATATCAATCTTCATGCGATTCAGGCTCCAAGTGTAGCTGCCATTACGGCCTTGATGGTATGCATACGATTCTCTGCTTCATCAAACACCTTGGATTGCGGAGATTCAAACACTTCATCGGTGACCTCCATATCCTCTACGCCATACTTTTCATATATTTCTTTTCCGATTTTTGTCTTCAAGTCATGAAAAGCCGGCAGGCAGTGCAGGAAAATTGCTTTCGGTTTTGCAAGCTCCATCACCTTCCCGGTAACTTTATACGGAGTCAGCTCTCTAATGCGCTCGTCCCATACTTCGTCAGGCTCTCCCATAGAAACCCAGACATCCGTATAGATAACATCTGCTCCGGTTGCCGCTGCTGTCACGTTCTCTGTCAGCGTAATCGTACCGCCGCTTTCTTCTGCCCATACCTCACACTGACTTACCAGCTCCTGGTTCGGGAAATATTTCTCCGGTGCGCATGCCACAAAATGCATACCCATCTTGGAGCAGGCAACCATCAGGGAATTTCCCATATTGTAACGGGCATCGCCCATATAGACCAGCCTTATGCCTTCCAGATGTCCGAACTGCTCCTGTATGGTCAGAAGATCCGCCAGCATCTGGGTGGGGTGATATTCATTCGTCAGTCCATTCCACACCGGAACACCTGCATATTTGGAAAGCTCCTCCACAATTTCCTGTCCGAATCCACGATATTCAATACCTTCATACATCCTGCCAAGCACCCTTGCAGTGTCCTTGATACTTTCTTTTTTCCCAATCTGAGAGCCTGAAGGATCCAGATAAGTCGTACCCATGCCCAGATCATGAGCCGCAACTTCGAATGCACAGCGGGTTCTGGTACTTGTTTTTTCAAAAATAAGTGCCACGTTCTTTCCCCGCAGTGTATCAACTGCAATATTTCTTTTTTTCTTTTCTTTCAGCTGTGCCGACAGGTCCAGTAAATACTTGATTTCCTCCTGAGTGAAATCTTTTAATGTTAAAAAGCTGCGACCTTTTAAATTCATATCTATCATCCTCCTGGCTCATACATTTTGTTACTATTCAGCTTATCCTCGATGGCTGATAATAACTATATTTTTATAAATATAACATGTCCTTCTTAGCTTTGCAACACTATTCAGAATATTTATGCATAATATATTAATATTTATGCATAAAGAGCATTATCATTTTACCGATAATGCTCTTTATACCAAAGTATGCAAGAGAAGCTGCCGGTGGCAGGTTATTTCTTTTCGCTGACTACTTCTTTCAGTGTTGTAGCAAGGCTTGCCATTCCCTGAAGATCTGATGGAATCACAATCTTGGTGGCCTGGCCTTCAGCCATACGTCCCAGGGCATCCAGACTTTTCAGTGTCAGAACTGCCTCGTCGGCTCCTGCCTCCTTCAGCATACGAATACCGTCGGCATTTGCCTGCTGAACCTTTAAGATAGCCTCTGCCTCACCTTCGGCCTCACGGATACGCTTTTCTTTCTCCGCCTCAGCCTTTAGAATTGCAGCCTGCTTATTGGCTTCTGCATCCAAAATAGCGGATTCCTTTTTACCTTCGGCAACCAGGACGGTAGACCTTTTCTCACCTTCCGCAATCAGAATAGATTCCCGTCTTTCACGTTCTGCCTTCATCTGCTTCTCCATGGCTTCCTGAATGGCGGCCGGAGGCATGATATTCTTCAACTCCACACGGTTTACTTTGATTCCCCATGGATCTGTTGCAATATCCAGAGCCGCTCTCATCTTGGTATTAATAATCTCACGGGAAGTCAGCGTTTCATCCAGCTCCATCTCGCCGATAATATTACGCAGTGTGGTAGCCGACAGGTTTTCAATTGCCATAATCGGATTTTCCACCCCGTATGCAAACAGCTTAGGATCTGTAATCTGAAAGAATATGACGGTATCAATACGCATGGTAACATTATCCTTCGTGATAACCGGCTGAGGAGGAAAATCCACAACCTGCTCTTTCAGATTGACTTTCTTGGCTATATGCTCAAAAAACGGAACTTTAAAATGAAGACCGGTTCCCCATGTACCTTTGTACGCACCAAGCATCTCTATAACATATGCCTTAGCCTGCGGTACGATTTTAATACAGGATGCCAGAACCCAAAGGATTATGGCGAGAAACATAATAAATATCAACCAACCCATAGTTATTCCCCTTTCACCTCTCTGACTACAACTTTTACTCCATGAATCTTTACAACTTCTACAACCTTTCCTGCTTCAATAACCAAATCATCCTGTTCCGAGCGGGCGGACCATGGTACACCATTCACCTCCGCCTCTCCTTTTCCAAGCAGATTGTTAATCTCTGACGTGACAATTGCATGGGAACCAATCAGACTGTCTACATTGGTGGCTGTAGTCTTTCCATTCAGATACCGGACCGCTATTGGCCTTGTAGATACCAAAAGTACAATGGATATTACAAGGAATAGGATGACCTGTATGTAAATATTCGCACCCAGCAATGCCGCTAAGAAGGCAATCAGCGCTCCACCCGCAAACCAGATTGTGGACAGCCCCAGTGTCACAACCTCAATTGCCAGCATGACAACCAGCAAAATCAGCCATATCATCGGGTTGTTTACAAAATTCATACTGTTCCCCTTTCTTGATTCCTGTTTCTTATTCATCATACTATATTTATGCTCAAAATACAACATTCTGTTACAGTTCGGTACCGAATCGGATGATTATTTCATTAAATCTTCAAAATAAACAATATGATTGCAAATCTGTTTTGCCAGTTCTTCACTATGGGTTATTACTAACAGACCTAAATTTCTTTCCCTGACAACTGACAGCATTAAATCCCATATCTGTGCCTGCGTAATCACATCCAGCATAGTCGTAATTTCATCCGCAAGAATAAACCGGGTTTTCGGGCCTAATGCTCTTGCTATACTGAACCGCTGCATTTCTCCTCCGGATAGTTCTGCAGGATAGCGATTCATCCACTCCGGTTCGATTCCTATCTTTTTAACAAACTCCTCCTCCGGTTTCCATGCCTCGTTTAACGTACGACGCATTTTCCATCTGGGATTAATAGATTTCTCCGGATGCTGATAAATCAGCTGAACGGGACAGTATGCTTTCGCAGGTAAGGGGTTCCCTTCGAACAGCACCTCTCCACGATCGGGTTTTATATATCCTGCCAGAATTTTTGCCAACGTGCTCTTTCCACATCCGGAAGGCCCGATTAATGCGGTTCTTTCACCGGAAGGTATACAAATGGAAAGGTTATCAAGGATTTTTTTATTCTTTGCATATCCGAACGATATATTTTTTGCTTCAAGTTGCATTGATACAGCACACCTCACCTTCTCTTAACTCTCTCATTCCTATCTTTCCTCCATTACAGGCATCTGTTCTGTAGATGCACCGGGGAGCATAGAGACATCCGGAGGTAATTGTTCCGGCATAAGGCTGTGTACCGGAAGCTATCTTAAAACCATTCTGGGGAAGAGCCCGCCACAGTGCTTTGCTGTATGGATGGCGAAGAGCGGATTCCCCTGACAGAAAGTCTGCAGCGGAAGCGATCTCCACTGTGGTTCCCGCATAAAATACCGCTACCTTATCTGCTACATGAAATGCCAGATCTATATCGTGAGTAATCAGAATCACCCCTCTGCCTTCATCTGCAAGATCGCGGAAATGCTGCATGGTCTCAGCTGCCATTTTATAACTCAGCCCCGGTGTCGGTTCATCAGCAATAATTAATTTTGAATCCCCGATTACGGCAGTGGCAATCAGTACTCTTCTTGCCATCCCGCCCGAAAGCTGAAAAGGATACATTTCTTCCACCGCTTCCGATAAATCATACCTTCTAAAAACATCACGCATCTCTTCTTTTGAATTCGAAGTCCCCATAACCTGGCTGCCCACCTTCATCAGCGGATCCAGGTATTCCACTGATTGGGGTACCAAAGCGATTTCTTTCCCCCGAAGCCTGTTCTGATATTTTGCATCCAACAATTTATCATAATAAAACATCTTCCCTGAAACAGCGGCATTTTTAGGAAGTATCCCTAATATGGCATGGGCCAGCAGACTTTTACCGGATCCGCTGGAACCGGCAATGGCAAGGATCTCCCCTTCCTTTACCGTCACATTTAAATCAGAAATAACCTCTAAGTCCTTCTGATTAAAACCTTTATCATATCTTTTAAATTTTACGGAAAGATTTTGTACATCCAGAATCACTCTGTTTTCTTTCATTTCAACTACCGACCTTTCATCAGAACTCTTTCTAATCCTGTGCAGTCCCCGGATCCATCAGCTGTTTTATCTGACTTCCCAGTTTGTCAAACAGCATAACCACTGCAATCAGCGATACACCTGGAAAGAATACCAGCCACCACATACCTGTGGCAATATGTTTCAGTGCTTCAGAGAGGATTATGCCAATCGCCGGAGTATCCACCGACAGTCCAAACCCCAAAAATGTGACTCCTGCTTCATGCAGAATTGCATGTGGAAACAACAATATCAGGCCTACAATAAACTGAGGAAGTACATGGGGCAGAATATGTCCGGAAGCAATATGAAACCAGCTTTTTCCGAATTTCTCAGAAGTTTTTACATACTGCATCCCTCTGACCTGCAGCACCTCCCCACGTATTACTCGTGTCAGGTTGGGCCAGTGGGTCAGAGCGACTCCAATGATTACTCCTTTTAGTCCCTTCCCCATCATGAAAGAAATCAGCATTAAAAGTACCATATGAGGAATTCCCATAAAAAGATCAACAAAATAGCTGATGATCTTATCAACGATTCCCCCTGCAGTAGCTGATAAAAGTCCTAATATCAGAGCCAGGCATGCACTTACTCCTGCAGCCAGAGTTCCGATTAAGATACTGGTGGAAAGGCCTTTCACCGTTCTGAAAAACATATCTCTTCCCAAATAATCTGTACCAAACAGATGCTTGAAAGAGGGCGGGAGTTTTTTAGCAGCATAGTCCGGATCATAAGCGGCCGGATCCATCAGCAATCCCGCAGCTGTTATCAGTATTAAGAAAAAAGCAATCATTCCAATCAGGATTAACGTCTGCTTTCTTCTATTAATCGTTAACTTCATACCTTAGAGCCCTCCCTGATTTGAGGGTTAAAGACCCCATATAAAATATTTGCCGACAAATTTCCTGCAAACACAAAAACAGCGGAGAACAATGCCACTCCCAGAAGCAGAGGAACATCTCCCTTTAATCCTGCCTGGGTAGCTGCATTCCCAAGTCCGGGATAGGAAAATACCTGTTCAGCCAATACACTCCCTCCAAAAAGTTCACTAAAGGAAGCAAACTGTAAGGTTACCGCCGGTATGGCAATATTTCTTATCCCATGCCGTTTCACCAAAGTCCACTTTGATTCTCCCCTTGCTTTTGCAAACAGAACATAATCACTGCTTAGCACATCGATTAATTTTTGTCTGGTATGTAAAGTGATATTGGCAATCCCGGTAATGCTTAATGTGATTGCGGGCAAAATCAGATGATAGATTCTGTCCCAGATTGTAACATCCTGTGCCGCTTTTCCTATAGGCGCCGCCAGGCCAATTGGAAACCATCCGAATGATATGGAAAATACCATGAGCAGCAGCAGCCCAATCCAGAAAACAGGGGTGGAAGAAAGAACAAAGCAGACAGCCTTGATTGCCTTGTCATACCAGGTTCCCTGCCCGGATCCGGCAAGCACCCCAAGAACAAAACCTATAATTCCTGATAAAACCCAGGCTGTTACCATAAGGATAAGGGATGTCTGAAACCGCTCCAGCAAAACTTTTGATACAGGCTTCTGATAAATAATTGATGTACCCATATCTCCCTGAAGCATGTTTTTCACCCATGTAGTATAGCGTACCACCGGAGATTTATCTAATCCCCAGTGCCGGGCTATATTTTCCCTCTGCTGGGCAGAGACATTGCTCTCCGCACCAACATAGGCGTCTA
The window above is part of the Novisyntrophococcus fermenticellae genome. Proteins encoded here:
- the dusB gene encoding tRNA dihydrouridine synthase DusB; this encodes MKQLTIGSVKLDNPFILAPMAGVTDLPFRVLCKEQGAGLICMEMISAKAILYKNKNTEALMKIHPSEHPVSLQLFGSDSEIISEMAKQIEDRPFDILDINMGCPVPKVVNNGEGSALMKNPALVREIVSKTVKAIRKPVTVKIRRGFDEDHVNAVEIAKIIEDCGAAAVAVHGRTREQYYAGKADWEIIRQVKEAVSIPVIGNGDIDMPEKAVQMMNQTGCDGVMIARGARGNPWIFSRTLQYMETGEASSKPDKEEVIHTMLRHARMQLEYKGAYTGIREMRKHIAWYTSGFPKSARLRSAINEIETYEELKKLLLSL
- a CDS encoding DUF6145 family protein, yielding MYSDNVVLCVSNAYEQKYYFNPDFQALPQSIQDELHVMCVMYTVEIGGIFQLYFDVDGNLEMTTEALDADAMYDDIGGALRIKQLQQEKRELFESLEMFYKVFFLGEDLEGEES
- a CDS encoding biotin--[acetyl-CoA-carboxylase] ligase, which translates into the protein MKIDICFRKEVDSTNDWAKQMAGEGAPEGTLALADSQILGRGRRGRSWKSPAGDNLYMSLILRPEIPPEKASGLTLVMGLSAAQGITDVLELPVKIKWPNDLVIEEKKFCGILTEMNADRQKIRFVVVGIGINVNNSAFSGELQGRATSLKLEKGTVIDKDVILEAVMAAFEKNYKIFLKTQDLSGLVEEYNRILVNRSRPVRVLNPVNAFEGVAQGINTSGELLVERADGSVTAVYAGEVSVRGASSYV
- the argF gene encoding ornithine carbamoyltransferase, yielding MNLKGRSFLTLKDFTQEEIKYLLDLSAQLKEKKKRNIAVDTLRGKNVALIFEKTSTRTRCAFEVAAHDLGMGTTYLDPSGSQIGKKESIKDTARVLGRMYEGIEYRGFGQEIVEELSKYAGVPVWNGLTNEYHPTQMLADLLTIQEQFGHLEGIRLVYMGDARYNMGNSLMVACSKMGMHFVACAPEKYFPNQELVSQCEVWAEESGGTITLTENVTAAATGADVIYTDVWVSMGEPDEVWDERIRELTPYKVTGKVMELAKPKAIFLHCLPAFHDLKTKIGKEIYEKYGVEDMEVTDEVFESPQSKVFDEAENRMHTIKAVMAATLGA
- a CDS encoding SPFH domain-containing protein, coding for MGWLIFIMFLAIILWVLASCIKIVPQAKAYVIEMLGAYKGTWGTGLHFKVPFFEHIAKKVNLKEQVVDFPPQPVITKDNVTMRIDTVIFFQITDPKLFAYGVENPIMAIENLSATTLRNIIGEMELDETLTSREIINTKMRAALDIATDPWGIKVNRVELKNIMPPAAIQEAMEKQMKAERERRESILIAEGEKRSTVLVAEGKKESAILDAEANKQAAILKAEAEKEKRIREAEGEAEAILKVQQANADGIRMLKEAGADEAVLTLKSLDALGRMAEGQATKIVIPSDLQGMASLATTLKEVVSEKK
- a CDS encoding NfeD family protein: MNFVNNPMIWLILLVVMLAIEVVTLGLSTIWFAGGALIAFLAALLGANIYIQVILFLVISIVLLVSTRPIAVRYLNGKTTATNVDSLIGSHAIVTSEINNLLGKGEAEVNGVPWSARSEQDDLVIEAGKVVEVVKIHGVKVVVREVKGE
- a CDS encoding ABC transporter ATP-binding protein yields the protein MQLEAKNISFGYAKNKKILDNLSICIPSGERTALIGPSGCGKSTLAKILAGYIKPDRGEVLFEGNPLPAKAYCPVQLIYQHPEKSINPRWKMRRTLNEAWKPEEEFVKKIGIEPEWMNRYPAELSGGEMQRFSIARALGPKTRFILADEITTMLDVITQAQIWDLMLSVVRERNLGLLVITHSEELAKQICNHIVYFEDLMK
- a CDS encoding ATP-binding cassette domain-containing protein — encoded protein: MKENRVILDVQNLSVKFKRYDKGFNQKDLEVISDLNVTVKEGEILAIAGSSGSGKSLLAHAILGILPKNAAVSGKMFYYDKLLDAKYQNRLRGKEIALVPQSVEYLDPLMKVGSQVMGTSNSKEEMRDVFRRYDLSEAVEEMYPFQLSGGMARRVLIATAVIGDSKLIIADEPTPGLSYKMAAETMQHFRDLADEGRGVILITHDIDLAFHVADKVAVFYAGTTVEIASAADFLSGESALRHPYSKALWRALPQNGFKIASGTQPYAGTITSGCLYAPRCIYRTDACNGGKIGMRELREGEVCCINAT
- a CDS encoding ABC transporter permease, coding for MKLTINRRKQTLILIGMIAFFLILITAAGLLMDPAAYDPDYAAKKLPPSFKHLFGTDYLGRDMFFRTVKGLSTSILIGTLAAGVSACLALILGLLSATAGGIVDKIISYFVDLFMGIPHMVLLMLISFMMGKGLKGVIIGVALTHWPNLTRVIRGEVLQVRGMQYVKTSEKFGKSWFHIASGHILPHVLPQFIVGLILLFPHAILHEAGVTFLGFGLSVDTPAIGIILSEALKHIATGMWWLVFFPGVSLIAVVMLFDKLGSQIKQLMDPGTAQD
- a CDS encoding ABC transporter permease; the encoded protein is MINTIKFISESFFRLLLLLIGVSILSFILIIHSPIDPVDAYVGAESNVSAQQRENIARHWGLDKSPVVRYTTWVKNMLQGDMGTSIIYQKPVSKVLLERFQTSLILMVTAWVLSGIIGFVLGVLAGSGQGTWYDKAIKAVCFVLSSTPVFWIGLLLLMVFSISFGWFPIGLAAPIGKAAQDVTIWDRIYHLILPAITLSITGIANITLHTRQKLIDVLSSDYVLFAKARGESKWTLVKRHGIRNIAIPAVTLQFASFSELFGGSVLAEQVFSYPGLGNAATQAGLKGDVPLLLGVALFSAVFVFAGNLSANILYGVFNPQIREGSKV